CCTGCTGGCCCCAGGGCCCCTTCCCACTCTTACCACCCCACCTACCCCACCCATGGACTCCCCCGTGCCCTCAGTGTGCCCTCTCTTACCCACCCCAACTCCTCCCTTGATCCccccttcctcatcctccccaGGCTGTGGCAGTGGCAGCACCAACTCAGAGCAGCCCGGATCTGGACCCCCGGGTTCAGGAGCCGCCGGCACCTCCGCCTCCAGCAGCCCGTCCAacccagagacagaggaggataaGGCCAAGAAGCTGCTGTACTGCTCACTGTGCAAGGTGGCGGTCAATTCCTTGTCACAGCTGGAGGCCCACAACAAAGGTGGGTTGATCTGTGAGCTCTGATACACTAAAATCGCTGTGGTACATGTGCACTTTCCAGATATTAGCTGGCTATCAAACCACGTGGGATTAACTGTGACGTCTTTCTCCTTGGATCTTTtgcttcagtttcatttctTCAGCTATGCTTGtattctgtttctctgcttgCTCAAActacactgttgttgttgccgGAAACAAAATGTATCACAGGTGTCTTACACACAAGAACCTGACTGCATCCACTGTAATTGCGCCTGTCTGGGTTCATGAATCTGATTGGAAAAATACCCTTAGTAAGTGTTTCAGGTTGAGTGCGACCCAGCACTGAGAAGAACACCGATCAGCAGATAACTGATCCGTTTGACACTGACAGGCACGACCTCTGTAACCATGTAACCAAGCCCCGCTCTCCTGGTTTCAGGAGCTCCGTCaaggtgcccccccccccccccgctaaCACACCCACACGCCGCCACAGTTCCTTTACTCACACAagatataattatttaaaagaaaccccccccccccactcaaGGAATTCACGATTTATCTTGTCATTTGCAGCACGCGACATAAAACGTGTTCCACTTAGCCTGAAGGATTTCTCTTGTAAAAGTAGCAGAGGAGGATGGCTATGGCGGGGTAACCACTGCATTGGGGGATTTagtgggaaaataaaagaaaaataagctGTTATGTGGGTGAGCTCACTACAATACCAGCTTCGACATTCAGTCAGACAGCTTTCACACATGACGACACTTTCTCAGGGCTCCAAATACCCCTGAGGTGCCCGCTGCCTGCTTTAATCCTTTATGCCTCCTTTCCAACTTAGTGCTGCTTGTGACCTTGTTTCCCTCTGAGGACACTTTCTATCTGATTGATCTCCACTCTTTCTTTGGGGAGGTGTACTCTCCTACAAATACATCTTCTGTACATGAAGAAAAACTGTAGAGACACAACTGACTCCACATCAGTGTAACTCTATCCCACTTGCCTTGAGTAATGTTGGACCCAGCCAGCTCAGCCAGACATGAGAGCAGCCAGCAAATACCTCTTAAAGTTGTATAAAgtattaatcaataaatgtgCCATCACCGCCGCCATTACGGTCAGATTAACCCGTGGAAGTCTTTTGGAATTCATGTTTTATCATGCTCTAATTAATTCTTTATCATTTTAACAACTACACAGCCATAAATTTGCATTACATCTGCCCACAAGCACATTTACGATGCAAATGCACATGGAAGTAAAACAAGCCATAAGCTTCTAAGCATGATCCCGGGTTTCAGCCTGCTGTCAGCTAATTGGCTCCAAAGTTCAACCCCTGGATGGGCAAGAGTTGAAACTGTTGAAACTCTATGAGGGAAATGATCTGGAAGCAATCACCCTTACGAATtctcaaaatcaaaacagtgcATGTTAGCGGGGTTcgaaaataaaagcatatgtCATGCAGACACCAAGACATGAACAGAGACGGTGCACggactttacagcagaaagggcaaaaagaaaataaaagagaaagagcgatgtatgtaatgttattttaacaATTACACAACAGTTTCCTGCCAACCCATGgcctgtttttgtgttttcgaTCGTGCCTGCTCTCCTTGTGTGTTGGCTTACGCAGTGAGTCAACcttacaaagacaaaaaaaatccactgaGCTGTCCATTGTCAGACCAAAATAGAACAAAGGCAAAAACAGACATCCCAAGAGCACATTCCTGGCCACGAGTGAAATCCGTCAGTCCAGCCCCTTCCCCTCCAGTGGAGCCCACAGCCTCCGTGTTCCCCACCAGTCACACAACCCTGATCTCCACTGTAACTTAACTGTTCAAAGGGAGAGTGACTCAAATTCAAAGCCAGAGTCAGTGATAGTGGGATGATTTACGCTGAGAGTAAAGAGGCATAGCAGTGAGGGGAAGATTGGAAGCCACAAGGTCAAGTCTGGGGTGGGTTGAATGTGGGCGGTGGAGGGTGTGACTTTAATTTTTCAGTgaagaacaaaacataattatttaatGAGAAAGTACTCGTGTGCTGCTTTGCAGACCACTTGAAAGGGGAACTAATATGCAATAGCACTTCTCTCAATGCGATATCTTTTGTGAATTCAGCCTGTGCGATTTGTTCAAATTAAGAATATTTAGAAAATACTGTACTTAGAAAAAGTATGAAACATGCAGAATTtctcataaaacatttgacaGAATATAATTTTCTGAATTGCTCAATATTTCGAATTCTATTATTCCTGCTGGAATCATGATTGGGTTAAAAGCAGGGTGTGGGGAGACTATGGGGAGTTCttcttgttattgttttgtgtcCAAGAAACACATctggtacatttttatttaactgtgtTGTGTCTAGTGTTACACCCTCATCTATAATGATGCAGGTCAGTATTTCAATCGCTCAGCCGTTTAATCATTGACAGAAACAATGGCTGTTCAATCAGAAACATGACCATATCACGTATGGACTTAGTTAGATTTTAGTGTCTTTATTTGTTCCCACTGAGCTACAGGTCTTGATAATTTGTTAAGACGGTGTGATTTCATCACATCAATATGTAGTGAAACAGTGTAAAGCACAGTTGTAATTATCTTATAGCACAGCAAATACTTGTACTGCAAAATCCATCCCAAGACCAGAAAAACCTGCTTCACATAATAACCTACCCTTAAATTACCAAACTTTGACATGTACAGTCAAAATTATTGATTTCAAAGTGAAGGTTCATAGGTGCAGCACTGTCATTGATATTGGCACATGTGGTGGATATAAATTACTGCTGTGCATACTGAATGACCTTATGTCAGCCTCTCCACTGAATCAAACATAGGCAGTTATTGCAATATTAACATGAGAGAGGGCTCCAAGTTCATCCTCCAGATCACCAGCTGCACAGCTGTCTGACTGCAGCCCTCTAGTGGTAAAAACGCAGCACTACAACTTTGTATTGCAACATGTTCCGCATGTCATGTCGTGCGTATGTGGTCACTTAGGGGAAAATAAAGACATATGTCCAGTGTGTTCAGACAtttgtcactgtcagtgtttctccatTAGTGCTCTGAGCTACAAAGAAACGCTGTCCAGTCTTATTTTACTTCAGACAGGTGGAAGCGGCATGACTCATATGTTATAAATAGTGATACATCTCCACTGTATgacttcattttattctattagCTTCTAAATATGTCATTTCATATTGGTTAATgacattgctgtgtttttgcttgtgtgtgtgtttctacctGCAGGTACCAAACACAAAACTATCCTGGAGGCACGGAGCGGGCTGGGCCCCATCAAGGCGTATCCTCGCTTGGGCCCCAAACCCAGTGGAGAGCAGGGAGGGGGGCCGGTGGACCCCAACACTCAGGAACGAACCTTCCACTGTGAGATCTGCAATGTGCGGGTCAACTCTGAACTGCAACTCAAACAGGTAGGAGGAAGAagatttccattttccattccATAATTCATCCATTTTAATGGTTTAATATAGGAAATATTTTCCCTCAGGGAAAGCTTATGTTCCTGTGTTCTCTCCTTTCAGCACATATCAAGTCGAAGGCACCGGGACGGCATGGCGGGCAAGCCTAACCCCCTCCTCAGCCGACACAAGAAGCACAGGGGGGCTGATCTGACGGTAACCTTTCAAGTTTCTGACTGTTTAAGTCTAACTCCTCCTGTGACATAGTCAGCAAACCTGCGACCCACAGAGCAAATAGACAATGATAACCAAGAACATAAAGTCTGACAGGCGCATTTAGAGCGTGTTGATCTGATACCTTCAAAAGCCTGCCGGGTGTTCTATTTTGGGTTGTGTCCTCCTGAAAATACTAACTCAGCTGAACTGAAATTCTCTGCATTATGACGATCAAAAGAGTCTGAAAAGGAAGGTCTATATCTGATTTCCCTACATATGTTGACCTTCTGGAACTAATCATTTtatccctctccctccctccctccctcccttcctcccttcctcccttcctcccttccttcctctctcttgtcttgtgtctctttcttCGCCCTCTTCTGTTTTTAGTCTTCTTTGACTTTCTCCAAGGATCTCACCAAAGCTTTGGGTGCGGGGCTCTTGCCCAGCCCCTTGGCTGTTGCCGCAGCAATGGCCGCTGCAGCTTCCTCGAACCCGTTGGCCCTCCGTGCAGCAGCTCCTGGGCATCACCCACACCATCACCTACTGCAAGGCCCGCCTCTCAGCCACGCCATCCTAAGACCGGCCCCGGGGCCCATCCGCACCACCCACGGGCCAATCCTCTTCTCTCCTTACTGACACATCACCCTCTGACTTCGGCCAGTCAGGAACAGCCACTCCAAAAGCACACTGTGAAGATATAAACATGATCAACAAACAGCAATCgataaggggaaaaaaatccaatcATTTAAATATTGAACTGAGAGAAAAGCAAGGGGAAAGGAGCAGCGGAGAGGAGTAGAAGTttatgtctctctttcttccttttacCTGAAACTCTCCCTCCATTTCAAAGACTCCTGAGTGATACGCAGATGGAATGAGCAGAGGAGAGATATTCATTATGCATTGAACTCCCTTGTACATCTCTCACCTCCCCTGGTCCCTCTCCCTTGCGCTGTGGCCCTGTCATGGCCGCCTCGATAGCTACAGAAGAAACACACGCAGACGTCACTAGAAACATTAAACCACATGTAGTGTTACATAATTATTCTGGGCCAGGTTGGTTTTCCTCTGTCGTCACGGCTCAACGTGTTCTTCTCATCCTATGCACCTCAAAAACCAAGACAATAATGTTATGTCAGTAGGGTAGCTGCTTCCATCAGTCTTTGCGGTATGCGTCACATGTAGCTGCGGCGGCCTCCACGGTACTGTACATGTCCCCTTCTGCGCCGGAGGCCAGCAACTCTTCAGTTTCTGACACTAGGTCCTCACTAGATGCAACATGACTTCGGCTGACAGGCAGGTGGTAGCCGCTTCTGAACATGTCTGatggttggggggtggggggggtcaaGAGAGCAGAGAAGTGACTGTGGGGGATTGCGCTCCCCTGTCATTTCCTGAGAGGGCGAGGTGAGAGGAGGGCTGGCACGGGTCAGTGGATGGGTTGACCCCAGGCAGCATGCAGACACACGCAGGCCCgaatgcatttgtgttttaaaatagaCTGTACCAACAAAAATCGCTACAGGGCACATCTGCCAACCTTCGTCTTAGTCAGAGAGGAGCCTCACCAAAGGGGAGAGAGGACAGCAGAAGTCACACATTGGTACATACTGTACTGCTGTAATGCGTTTGATGGCAAGATTCTGTGATTTTACTTACAGTAATGAGAAATACTATACTGCAAAGAGCATAGTTCATATGTATTTGCTGTGACTTCTGTTGACATCAAGCCATCAAAAAGAATTTAATTGACATCCTCAACATCACCCTCGTCTTTGACTCACTGTGTAGGTGGGAAGGTATGACTTAGGTGCGACCCTGTGCActgatgtgtttatgttgtttctgcATGCAGCCTTGCAATAAGGACCTGCAGGCTCAGGCTTCTGCATCATTGATTCCCCCCCTCCTCCGACCTGCCCTATCCTCCTCACCTCCCCCATATCCAAAGGTTCATATGAGTCTATTGTAGAGGGCACATCATAACACTGGCAACCATAACGCTGAAAGGGAACAAAttaaagagaggaagatgaaagtCAAATACATTCTCGGAGAAATGATCTTGAGCCAGCGTGACAACCGAGCCAGAAGCACAGCGAGGCCGCCGGGAGTGGGAGCCGAGACGTCCAGCCCAAGGCATCTATCAATACTTCCTGTCTTACAACTGAAAGCCATGAAATGCAccatgatttgtttttctttttacaaagaCTGGTGAGcactttcttttgtttggttcggactgtttgtgtttatatcacACATCAAAAAGagcaaaatagaaaacacagtaaaaaatatttttgtaggTGGGAAATGTTAATGACTGCATCCATGAAGTGAAAATAAGAAAGGGATGGAATTATTGTATAGTGGATGATATAAGTGTcgactcagacagacagaacaagtGACTCAGCAGGGAGCCAGAAAAACtagcaaagcagcagcagacctATCTTGCTCGACAGCTTGAAGCTATCACCCTTTTCTGAACAAGATGTACACTGTGCCCTTTCATTGAGAAGCAATGAGCTCTAATGTCTTACCTTTGTCTGAATATTGCAATGCAATGAGCAATTTTTATCAGAGTGACTTGTTATCATT
The genomic region above belongs to Seriola aureovittata isolate HTS-2021-v1 ecotype China chromosome 9, ASM2101889v1, whole genome shotgun sequence and contains:
- the znf385a gene encoding zinc finger protein 385A isoform X2; its protein translation is MILGGINRAGAAVPTFLRTPTVIQPHLDMKPFLQFPMETAPPPHSMSLFHNFNTMDPVQKAVINHTFGVPLVKTKRPIISCNVCQIRFNSESQAEAHYKGNRHARRVKGIETSKSRPQEGDKLHTVPPTSSPSPPGAPGPVSDSEPSKADETRPLSQLNGPLLAPGPLPTLTTPPTPPMDSPVPSVCPLLPTPTPPLIPPSSSSPGCGSGSTNSEQPGSGPPGSGAAGTSASSSPSNPETEEDKAKKLLYCSLCKVAVNSLSQLEAHNKGTKHKTILEARSGLGPIKAYPRLGPKPSGEQGGGPVDPNTQERTFHCEICNVRVNSELQLKQHISSRRHRDGMAGKPNPLLSRHKKHRGADLTSSLTFSKDLTKALGAGLLPSPLAVAAAMAAAASSNPLALRAAAPGHHPHHHLLQGPPLSHAILRPAPGPIRTTHGPILFSPY
- the znf385a gene encoding zinc finger protein 385A isoform X1; its protein translation is MWSTGGINRAGAAVPTFLRTPTVIQPHLDMKPFLQFPMETAPPPHSMSLFHNFNTMDPVQKAVINHTFGVPLVKTKRPIISCNVCQIRFNSESQAEAHYKGNRHARRVKGIETSKSRPQEGDKLHTVPPTSSPSPPGAPGPVSDSEPSKADETRPLSQLNGPLLAPGPLPTLTTPPTPPMDSPVPSVCPLLPTPTPPLIPPSSSSPGCGSGSTNSEQPGSGPPGSGAAGTSASSSPSNPETEEDKAKKLLYCSLCKVAVNSLSQLEAHNKGTKHKTILEARSGLGPIKAYPRLGPKPSGEQGGGPVDPNTQERTFHCEICNVRVNSELQLKQHISSRRHRDGMAGKPNPLLSRHKKHRGADLTSSLTFSKDLTKALGAGLLPSPLAVAAAMAAAASSNPLALRAAAPGHHPHHHLLQGPPLSHAILRPAPGPIRTTHGPILFSPY
- the znf385a gene encoding zinc finger protein 385A isoform X3, whose protein sequence is MSEESATHILTLTHAETHTHTSASSTHTGGPMQLQASTDTEEKKMDPVQKAVINHTFGVPLVKTKRPIISCNVCQIRFNSESQAEAHYKGNRHARRVKGIETSKSRPQEGDKLHTVPPTSSPSPPGAPGPVSDSEPSKADETRPLSQLNGPLLAPGPLPTLTTPPTPPMDSPVPSVCPLLPTPTPPLIPPSSSSPGCGSGSTNSEQPGSGPPGSGAAGTSASSSPSNPETEEDKAKKLLYCSLCKVAVNSLSQLEAHNKGTKHKTILEARSGLGPIKAYPRLGPKPSGEQGGGPVDPNTQERTFHCEICNVRVNSELQLKQHISSRRHRDGMAGKPNPLLSRHKKHRGADLTSSLTFSKDLTKALGAGLLPSPLAVAAAMAAAASSNPLALRAAAPGHHPHHHLLQGPPLSHAILRPAPGPIRTTHGPILFSPY